A portion of the Phaenicophaeus curvirostris isolate KB17595 chromosome 17, BPBGC_Pcur_1.0, whole genome shotgun sequence genome contains these proteins:
- the RNF34 gene encoding E3 ubiquitin-protein ligase RNF34 isoform X1, which translates to MKAGATSMWASCCGLLNEVMGTGAVRGQQAGFGGGAGPFRFAPNTDFSAYPSPAAAGANIVCKACGLSFSVFRKKHVCCDCKKDFCSVCSVLQENLRRCSTCHLLQETAFQRPQLMRLKVKDLRQYLILRNIPTDTCREKEDLVDLVLCHHGLGSGQDMDASSLHSSRSQTSAFFTHPFSMSVSVSSQGELANRRGSTGNGTPLRGQTETSSVTNEEEESAEEQTPGLSRKRARASLSDISSLEDIEGLSVRQLKEILACNFVNYSGCCEKWELVEKVSRLYRESEANHKTQGEKMQLNDNDDNLCRICMDAVIDCVLLECGHMVTCTKCGKRMSECPICRQYVVRAVHVFKS; encoded by the exons ATGAAG gCGGGAGCTACTTCCATGTGGGCTTCCTGCTGTGGCTTGCTGAATGAAGTCATGGGGACTGGAGCTGTGCGTGGCCAGCAGGCCGGCTTTGGGGGAGGTGCTGGCCCCTTCAGGTTTGCACCAAACACAGACTTCTCGGCGTACCCATCTCCAGCTGCGGCCGGTGCGAACATAGTTTGCAAAGCCTGCGgactttccttttcagtttttaggaaaaaa cATGTGTGTTGTGACTGCAAGAAGGATTTTTGCTCGGTTTGTTCAGTCTTACAAGAGAATCTCAGAAGATGTTCCACATGTCACTTGCTGCAAGAAACAGCCTTTCAGAGACCTCAGTTAATGCGATTGAAAGTGAAGGATCTGCGTCAGTACCTGATTCTCAGAAACATCCCAACAGATACTTGCAGGGAGAAAGAAGACCTGGTGGATCTTGTGCTGTGCCACCATGGGTTGGGCTCGGGGCAGGATATGGACGCTAGTAGTTTGCATTCGTCACGGTCACAGACTTCAGCGTTTTTTACTCATCCATTTTCTATGTCTGTATCGGTGTCGTCTCAAGGAGAACTTGCCAACAGAAGGGGAAGCACAGGAAATGGAACACCTTTACGG GGGCAAACGGAAACATCTTCTGTAACtaatgaagaagaagaaagtgcaGAAGAGCAG ACCCCTGGATTGTCCAGAAAGCGAGCGAGGGCATCTTTGTCTGATATTTCAAGTCTGGAAGACATTGAAGGTTTGAGTGTTCGACAGCTGAAGGAAATACTTGCGTGTAATTTTGTCAACTACTCAGGATGCTGTGAAAAATGGGAACTTGTGGAAAAAGTGAGCAGACTGTACAGAGAGAGCGAGGCAAACCACAAGACAC AGGGTGAGAAGATGCAGCTGAACGACAATGACGATAACCTGTGTCGGATCTGCATGGACGCCGTGATCGACTGCGTCCTGCTGGAGTGTGGCCACATGGTCACCTGCACCAAGTGTGGGAAGCGGATGAGCGAGTGCCCCATCTGCCGCCAGTACGTTGTACGAGCCGTGCACGTCTTCAAATCCTAA
- the RNF34 gene encoding E3 ubiquitin-protein ligase RNF34 isoform X2, protein MKAGATSMWASCCGLLNEVMGTGAVRGQQAGFGGGAGPFRFAPNTDFSAYPSPAAAGANIVCKACGLSFSVFRKKHVCCDCKKDFCSVCSVLQENLRRCSTCHLLQETAFQRPQLMRLKVKDLRQYLILRNIPTDTCREKEDLVDLVLCHHGLGSGQDMDASSLHSSRSQTSAFFTHPFSMSVSVSSQGELANRRGSTGNGTPLRTPGLSRKRARASLSDISSLEDIEGLSVRQLKEILACNFVNYSGCCEKWELVEKVSRLYRESEANHKTQGEKMQLNDNDDNLCRICMDAVIDCVLLECGHMVTCTKCGKRMSECPICRQYVVRAVHVFKS, encoded by the exons ATGAAG gCGGGAGCTACTTCCATGTGGGCTTCCTGCTGTGGCTTGCTGAATGAAGTCATGGGGACTGGAGCTGTGCGTGGCCAGCAGGCCGGCTTTGGGGGAGGTGCTGGCCCCTTCAGGTTTGCACCAAACACAGACTTCTCGGCGTACCCATCTCCAGCTGCGGCCGGTGCGAACATAGTTTGCAAAGCCTGCGgactttccttttcagtttttaggaaaaaa cATGTGTGTTGTGACTGCAAGAAGGATTTTTGCTCGGTTTGTTCAGTCTTACAAGAGAATCTCAGAAGATGTTCCACATGTCACTTGCTGCAAGAAACAGCCTTTCAGAGACCTCAGTTAATGCGATTGAAAGTGAAGGATCTGCGTCAGTACCTGATTCTCAGAAACATCCCAACAGATACTTGCAGGGAGAAAGAAGACCTGGTGGATCTTGTGCTGTGCCACCATGGGTTGGGCTCGGGGCAGGATATGGACGCTAGTAGTTTGCATTCGTCACGGTCACAGACTTCAGCGTTTTTTACTCATCCATTTTCTATGTCTGTATCGGTGTCGTCTCAAGGAGAACTTGCCAACAGAAGGGGAAGCACAGGAAATGGAACACCTTTACGG ACCCCTGGATTGTCCAGAAAGCGAGCGAGGGCATCTTTGTCTGATATTTCAAGTCTGGAAGACATTGAAGGTTTGAGTGTTCGACAGCTGAAGGAAATACTTGCGTGTAATTTTGTCAACTACTCAGGATGCTGTGAAAAATGGGAACTTGTGGAAAAAGTGAGCAGACTGTACAGAGAGAGCGAGGCAAACCACAAGACAC AGGGTGAGAAGATGCAGCTGAACGACAATGACGATAACCTGTGTCGGATCTGCATGGACGCCGTGATCGACTGCGTCCTGCTGGAGTGTGGCCACATGGTCACCTGCACCAAGTGTGGGAAGCGGATGAGCGAGTGCCCCATCTGCCGCCAGTACGTTGTACGAGCCGTGCACGTCTTCAAATCCTAA